From the genome of Cedecea lapagei, one region includes:
- a CDS encoding LuxR family transcriptional regulator: protein MKATILVTQDHYLYQGIRNYFPDIILLRTVERRSFSFGYEEYAVLVDSRLPLAQWENIITSAEKAGASVVCIMLDMRHSELSPLRLRWSLDMSMSSEDVEALFMLLQKVKIDPQAREWFYDMRLSLEERTMMALLRKGLPMEVVAEKVNTSLKSLYRRRNEMYERLGLTNFNEACRLIFTDEEQNYP, encoded by the coding sequence GTGAAAGCGACAATTTTGGTTACTCAGGATCATTATCTTTATCAGGGAATAAGAAATTATTTCCCCGACATCATTCTGTTGCGCACCGTCGAAAGAAGGAGTTTTAGCTTTGGCTACGAGGAATACGCCGTTCTGGTTGATAGCCGCCTGCCTTTGGCGCAGTGGGAAAACATCATTACCAGCGCGGAGAAGGCCGGAGCGTCCGTCGTCTGCATCATGCTGGATATGCGCCATAGCGAACTCTCTCCGCTCAGACTCAGGTGGAGCCTTGACATGTCGATGTCCAGTGAGGATGTGGAAGCCCTGTTCATGCTGCTGCAAAAGGTGAAGATCGATCCTCAGGCCAGAGAATGGTTTTATGATATGCGCCTCAGCTTAGAGGAACGCACGATGATGGCCCTGCTGAGGAAAGGGCTGCCCATGGAGGTCGTGGCAGAGAAAGTTAATACGTCGCTGAAAAGCCTGTACCGCAGACGAAACGAGATGTACGAGAGATTAGGGCTAACTAATTTTAATGAGGCCTGTCGGCTGATATTTACCGACGAAGAGCAAAACTACCCCTGA
- a CDS encoding carbon starvation CstA family protein: MNKNKFLKHIPWVILGIIGACCLAVVALRRGEHISALWIVVASVSVYLVAYRYYSLYIAQKVMKLDPTRATPAVINNDGLNYVPTNRNVLFGHHFAAIAGAGPLVGPVLAAQMGYLPGVLWLLAGVVLAGAVQDFMVLFISSRRNGASLGEMIKEEMGPVPGTIALFGCFLIMIIILAVLALIVVKALAESPWGVFTVCSTVPIALFMGIYMRFIRPGRVGEVSVIGIVLLVASIYFGGVIAHDPYWGPALTFKDTTITFTLIGYAFVSALLPVWLILAPRDYLATFLKIGVIVGLAIGIVILNPELKMPAITQYVDGTGPLWKGALFPFLFITIACGAVSGFHALIASGTTPKLLACETDARFIGYGAMLMESFVAVMALVAASIIEPGLYFAMNTPPAGLGITMPNLHELGGENAPMILAQLKDVTAHAAATVSSWGFVISPEQILQTAKDIGEPSVLNRAGGAPTLAVGIAHVFHKIVPVADMGFWYHFGILFEALFILTALDAGTRSGRFMLQDLLGNFIPFLKKTDSLVAGIIGTAGCVGLWGYLLYQGVVDPLGGVKSLWPLFGISNQMLAAVALVLATVVLVKMKRTQYIWVTVVPAVWLLICTTWALGLKLFSSNPQMEGFFFMANQYKARISAGGADLTAQEIANMNHIVVNNYTNAGLSILFLVVVYSIIFYGIKAWKEARKSDQPTDKETPYQPVPKEGIKISSGH; the protein is encoded by the coding sequence ATGAATAAAAATAAATTTCTCAAACATATACCCTGGGTGATTCTGGGGATCATCGGGGCCTGCTGTCTGGCCGTCGTTGCCCTGCGGCGGGGGGAGCACATCAGCGCCCTGTGGATAGTGGTCGCGTCGGTGTCGGTTTACCTGGTCGCCTACCGCTATTACAGCCTCTATATCGCCCAAAAGGTGATGAAGCTCGACCCTACGCGAGCAACGCCGGCGGTTATTAATAACGACGGCCTGAACTATGTTCCTACCAACCGTAACGTCCTGTTTGGGCACCACTTTGCGGCGATAGCTGGCGCGGGACCTCTGGTCGGCCCGGTTCTGGCGGCACAGATGGGCTATCTGCCCGGCGTCCTCTGGCTCTTAGCGGGCGTCGTGCTGGCCGGCGCGGTGCAGGACTTTATGGTGCTGTTTATCTCCTCTCGCCGTAACGGCGCTTCGCTGGGCGAGATGATCAAAGAAGAGATGGGGCCGGTGCCGGGGACTATTGCCCTGTTCGGCTGCTTCCTGATCATGATTATTATCCTGGCCGTGCTGGCACTTATCGTGGTGAAAGCGCTGGCGGAAAGCCCGTGGGGCGTGTTTACCGTCTGTTCGACGGTGCCGATTGCCCTGTTTATGGGTATCTACATGCGATTTATTCGCCCTGGCCGGGTGGGTGAAGTCTCGGTTATCGGTATTGTTCTGCTGGTCGCCTCGATTTACTTCGGCGGCGTGATTGCCCATGACCCTTACTGGGGCCCGGCGCTGACCTTTAAAGATACCACCATCACCTTTACCCTAATTGGCTACGCTTTTGTCTCTGCCCTGCTGCCGGTATGGCTGATCCTCGCCCCCCGCGACTATCTGGCCACCTTCCTGAAAATCGGGGTTATCGTCGGTCTGGCGATCGGTATCGTTATCCTCAACCCTGAGCTGAAAATGCCGGCGATTACCCAATACGTGGACGGCACCGGTCCGCTGTGGAAAGGCGCTCTGTTCCCGTTCTTGTTTATCACCATTGCCTGCGGTGCGGTATCCGGCTTCCACGCGCTTATTGCGTCCGGCACTACGCCAAAACTGCTCGCCTGCGAAACCGATGCTCGCTTTATCGGGTACGGCGCAATGCTGATGGAGTCCTTTGTTGCGGTTATGGCGCTGGTTGCGGCGTCCATCATCGAACCTGGCCTGTACTTCGCGATGAACACGCCACCGGCGGGCCTCGGCATTACCATGCCAAACCTGCATGAGCTGGGAGGCGAAAACGCGCCGATGATTCTGGCGCAGCTGAAAGATGTCACCGCTCATGCGGCAGCGACGGTCAGCTCCTGGGGCTTTGTTATTTCTCCAGAGCAGATCCTGCAAACGGCGAAAGACATCGGCGAGCCTTCCGTTCTGAACCGCGCAGGCGGGGCGCCTACGCTTGCGGTAGGTATCGCGCACGTGTTCCACAAAATCGTACCGGTGGCGGATATGGGCTTCTGGTATCACTTCGGCATTCTGTTTGAGGCTCTGTTTATCCTCACCGCGCTGGATGCCGGCACGCGCTCCGGCCGCTTTATGCTGCAGGATCTACTGGGCAACTTTATTCCGTTCCTGAAAAAGACCGACTCGCTGGTGGCGGGCATCATCGGTACCGCAGGCTGCGTCGGGCTGTGGGGCTACCTGCTGTATCAGGGCGTGGTCGATCCGCTGGGCGGCGTCAAAAGCCTGTGGCCGCTGTTCGGCATCTCCAACCAGATGCTCGCGGCAGTAGCGTTAGTGCTGGCAACCGTGGTACTGGTGAAGATGAAACGCACCCAATACATCTGGGTTACCGTGGTTCCGGCCGTCTGGCTGCTTATCTGCACTACCTGGGCGCTGGGCCTGAAGCTCTTCAGCAGCAACCCGCAGATGGAAGGCTTCTTCTTTATGGCCAACCAGTATAAGGCGCGCATCAGCGCGGGCGGCGCGGATCTGACGGCACAGGAGATCGCCAATATGAACCATATTGTCGTCAACAACTACACCAACGCAGGCCTGAGCATTCTGTTCCTGGTGGTGGTTTACAGCATCATTTTCTACGGCATTAAGGCCTGGAAAGAGGCGCGTAAATCCGACCAGCCGACGGACAAAGAAACGCCTTACCAGCCGGTGCCGAAAGAAGGCATTAAGATTTCATCCGGCCACTGA
- a CDS encoding YbdD/YjiX family protein, which produces MFDNLGAAKKYLGQAARMLVGIPDYDTYVLHMQTNHPDQPPMTYKEFFRERQQARYGGDGKGGMRCC; this is translated from the coding sequence ATGTTTGATAACTTAGGTGCGGCAAAGAAGTACCTCGGCCAGGCGGCGCGGATGCTCGTTGGCATCCCGGATTACGATACTTACGTGCTGCATATGCAGACAAATCATCCGGATCAGCCGCCCATGACCTATAAAGAGTTCTTTCGTGAACGCCAGCAGGCACGCTACGGCGGAGACGGTAAAGGCGGCATGCGCTGCTGTTAA
- the yjiA gene encoding GTPase, with translation MTPIAVTVLTGFLGAGKTTLLRHILHEQQEEKIAVIENEFGEAPIDSQLIGDRATRITTLSNGCICCTRSSELEDALLDLLDSRDKGEIQFDRLIVECTGMADPGPILQAFFAHEIICERYLLDGVITLVDAVHANSQLDQFPLAQSQIGYADRILLTKTDVAGGSAGLIERLQRINARAPVYPVVHGEIDLALLFNTRGFMLEENVVAAKPRFHRIAPQQNQVSSIVVTLDYPVALDAVSSVMENLLSGFADNLLRYKGMLWIEGQPCRLLFQGVQRLYSADWDREWQQNETPESTLVFIGVSLPEAEIRNAFAGLKQTA, from the coding sequence ATGACACCGATTGCAGTCACTGTATTAACCGGTTTTCTCGGCGCAGGGAAAACTACCCTTTTACGCCATATCCTGCATGAACAGCAGGAGGAGAAGATTGCCGTTATTGAAAACGAGTTTGGCGAAGCGCCCATCGACAGCCAGCTGATTGGCGACCGCGCCACCCGTATCACAACGCTTAGCAACGGTTGCATCTGCTGCACGCGATCGAGCGAGCTGGAAGATGCCCTGTTGGATCTGCTCGACAGCCGGGATAAAGGCGAAATTCAGTTCGACAGGCTGATCGTCGAGTGTACGGGAATGGCCGATCCTGGCCCTATCCTTCAGGCATTTTTCGCCCATGAAATCATCTGTGAACGTTACCTGCTGGATGGCGTAATTACGCTGGTGGATGCGGTGCATGCGAACTCGCAGCTGGACCAGTTCCCGCTTGCGCAGTCGCAAATTGGCTACGCCGACCGTATTCTGCTGACCAAAACCGATGTGGCCGGAGGATCCGCCGGGTTAATTGAACGCCTGCAGCGCATCAACGCCCGCGCTCCGGTTTATCCTGTCGTGCACGGCGAGATTGACCTTGCTCTGCTGTTTAATACCCGCGGCTTTATGCTGGAAGAGAATGTTGTGGCGGCCAAACCTCGCTTCCACCGTATTGCGCCGCAGCAGAACCAGGTCTCGTCGATTGTGGTCACGCTGGACTATCCCGTCGCGCTGGACGCCGTTTCTTCGGTGATGGAAAACCTGCTTTCAGGCTTCGCGGATAATCTGCTCCGCTACAAAGGGATGCTGTGGATTGAGGGCCAGCCCTGCCGCCTGCTGTTCCAGGGCGTACAGCGCCTGTACAGCGCCGACTGGGACCGTGAGTGGCAGCAGAACGAAACGCCGGAAAGCACGCTGGTGTTTATCGGTGTTTCGCTCCCGGAAGCGGAGATCCGCAACGCCTTTGCCGGATTAAAACAGACCGCATAA
- the btsR gene encoding two-component system response regulator BtsR, producing MLRVLIVDDEPLARENLRILLHNDAEVEIVGECSNAIEAIGAVNKLRPDVLFLDIQMPRISGLEMVGMLDERHRPRIVFLTAFDEYAVQAFEECAFDYLLKPIEAQRLQKTLSRLHQENEAQDISRLPESQQLLKFIPCSGHSRIWLLQMEEVAYVSSRMSGVYVTSRDGKEGFTELTLRTLESRTPLLRCHRQYLVNMNYLQEIRLEDNSQAELLLRDGRTVPVSRRYLKSLKEAVGL from the coding sequence ATGTTAAGAGTGCTGATTGTTGATGACGAACCGCTGGCGCGAGAGAACCTGCGCATCCTGCTCCATAATGACGCAGAAGTTGAGATTGTGGGGGAGTGCTCCAATGCGATTGAAGCGATTGGCGCCGTGAATAAACTGCGCCCGGACGTGCTGTTTCTTGATATTCAGATGCCGCGCATCAGCGGGCTGGAGATGGTGGGTATGCTCGACGAGCGCCACCGCCCTCGTATTGTGTTTCTCACCGCTTTTGATGAGTACGCGGTGCAGGCCTTCGAAGAGTGCGCTTTTGACTATTTGCTCAAGCCGATAGAGGCCCAGCGGCTGCAAAAAACGCTGTCGCGCCTGCACCAGGAAAACGAAGCGCAGGACATTTCCCGCCTGCCGGAAAGCCAGCAGCTGCTGAAATTCATCCCGTGCAGCGGCCACAGCCGAATCTGGCTGCTGCAGATGGAAGAGGTGGCCTACGTCAGCAGTCGAATGAGCGGAGTGTATGTCACCAGCCGGGACGGCAAAGAAGGGTTCACCGAGTTAACGCTGCGTACGCTGGAAAGCCGCACGCCGCTGTTGCGTTGTCATCGCCAATATCTGGTGAATATGAATTATCTGCAGGAGATCCGCCTGGAGGATAATAGTCAGGCGGAGCTGCTGCTGCGGGATGGACGCACCGTACCTGTGAGCCGTCGCTACCTGAAGTCTCTTAAGGAGGCGGTAGGGCTGTAA